One genomic region from Vanacampus margaritifer isolate UIUO_Vmar chromosome 2, RoL_Vmar_1.0, whole genome shotgun sequence encodes:
- the LOC144043504 gene encoding glutamate-rich protein 6, translating to MRSSVSKNAVAKLEHDICELLRDLNNYAFCDPPTNCIRAGVLSYHRESDNPRLAITASHLEPPFEHPGKCEYCHRNAKPVLEVRWEDELAAVPGYCCTQRRKLCMALVRKRPSVAAEIEDRREGKPSSDLAEALLSGRDKKNAQNFSDLSRGLMELTGLKRDDSQQAEPTPEAKILSFRLAASAEEGGWTLKNVGENVVQLKKEEARESVCDHKPPLFGICHQKDGEFQQKFYMDGRPFLNLFPDGTAQLYYPGDLLALVFVVTKEKQRVCLVYDNNLPPPRAIRAIFQSNGRATCYHSNGNIWLSLNGCGGQCLDETGARVRRWSWKTLPPSHLPPLFLSLNKHIGVRVLGKDQIFVSFLANGQQARCSVGSCSAQCKCTREKPTSGPMLLKDELFVLAARVKIHLCIQHLNWSLLTPLHQKSTPAHSIRVFGKKLLEVSTNVLMSQHERAFIRGCLQDCL from the exons ATGAGGTCCAGCGTTTCCA AAAATGCAGTTGCAAAATTAGAACATGATATCTGCGAGCTCCTCCGTGACCTGAACAACTAT GCTTTCTGTGACCCGCCCACAAACTGCATTCGAGCTGGAGTCCTGAGCTACCACCGCGAGTCTGACAACCCCCGACTTGCCATCACAGCCTCACATTTAGAG CCTCCATTTGAGCACCCGGGAAAGTGCGAATACTGCCACAGGAATGCCAAGCCCGTGCTGGAAGTGAGATGGGAGGACGAGCTGGCG GCGGTGCCGGGCTATTGCTGCACCCAGCGCCGGAAGCTCTGCATGGCCCTGGTGAGGAAGCGACCTTCGGTGGCGGCCGAAATTGAGGACAGGCGGGAAGGCAAGCCGTCCAGCGACCTGGCGGAGGCACTGCTCAGCGGCAGAGATAAAAAGAACGCCCAAAATTTTAGTGACCTTTCACGTGGACTGAT GGAACTGACGGGGTTAAAGAGAGACGACTCGCAACAGGCAGAACCCA CCCCAGAAGCAAAAATCCTCAGCTTCCGTCTGGCCGCTTCGGCGGAAGAGGGCGGCTGGACGCTCAAGAATGTCGGCGAGAATGTCGTGCAACTGAAAAAGGAGGAGGCCAGAGAGTCCGTTTGCGACCACAAGCCGCCTCTTTTTGGAATATGTCACCAGAAGG ACGGAGAATTTCAACAGAAATTTTACATGGACGGCAGGCCCTTCCTTAACCTCTTTCCCGATGGCACTGCTCAGCTCTA TTACCCGGGAGACCTCTTGGCTCTCGTCTTTGTGGTCACCAAAGAGAAGCAAAGGGTTTGCCTCGTGTACGACAACAACCTGCCGCCCCCCCGAGCCATCCGAGCCATCTTCCAGAGTAACGGCAGGGCAACGTGTTACCACAGCAACGGAAACATATG GTTGAGTCTAAACGGCTGCGGTGGCCAGTGTTTGGACGAGACGGGCGCCAGGGTCCGTCGCTGGAGCTGGAAAACGCTCCCACCCTCTCACCTGCCTCCTCTCTTCTTGTCCCTCAACAAGCACATCGGGGTGCGCGTCCTGGGAAAGGATCAAATTTTCGTCTCCTTCCTGGCTAACGGTCAACAGGCACGCTGTAGTGTGGGTAGCTGCAGCGCTCAG TGTAAATGCACACGAGAGAAGCCTACCAGCGGACCCATGCTGCTGAAGGACGAGCTGTTCGTGCTGGCCGCTCGGGTGAAGATCCACCTGTGCATCCAGCACCTCAACTGGAGTCTGCTGACGCCGCTGCACCAGAAGAGCACGCCGGCCCACAGCATCCGCGTCTTTGGCAAAAAGCTGCTGGAGGTCAGCACCAACGTCCTGATGAGCCAGCACGAACGCGCCTTCATCAGGGGCTGCCTTCAGGACTGCCTCTAA
- the LOC144043506 gene encoding uncharacterized protein LOC144043506, translated as MLKDSSARATFSQVATVLILVCLLEHTVDCYRLKKADRRKYVPEGFRRGKIVFGKVPQWDPPVLDEEAQKANSSVEDEDAYQADSAGGWGINPVPLQQPSTQESSWRRMTSLQCGDNHMKLSVKRPGLGHMMVQQAPNAPPLPLPLVPLNCGYTMHRNPFGFLMYVPYGGCYMLNQAENYALPMYWHGVPVILMCTKQTATDAPKVTSPPQSAPIATKGPDVRHIPMRPPVSPLNIWSPLEPHSQAQPPLLGPRTPSDPRTQSPHSVPPPKWPFVRKWPPMSQSPVSHPGLHKPPVPHDPLYNFEPQAPQNPFMSHYPVMPRMPYMQSLPRPYQVPHAMAQYPYFNPSLWPLPGHQPRAGKPDQSNPKPAAHSKFPHFPTSVPVEQPPATAAPATTAAPDTDTTPMPYNPLYPFPPELMHYITYEELLAAMYANQ; from the exons ATGCTCAAAGACAGCAGCGCACGTGCTACATTTAGCCAGGTTGCAACAGTGCTTATTTTAGTGTGTTTGTTGGAGCACACGGTCGACTGTTATCGTCTAAAGAAGGCAGACCGAAGAAAGTACGTCCCGGAAGGATTCCGGCGGGGTAAGATTGTGTTTGGCAAAGTTCCTCAATGGGATCCTCCAGTGCTGGATGAAGAAGCCCAGAAGGCAAACTCTTCAGTGGAGGATGAAGACGCTTATCAAGCTGATTCTGCTG GAGGCTGGGGGATAAACCCTGTGCCACTTCAACAACCCTCAACGCAGGAGTCCTCATGGAGACGCATGACTTCTCTGCAGTGTGGAGATAACCACATGAAGCTCAGTGTGAAGAGACCAGGGCTTGGCCACATGATGGTGCAGCAAG cacccAATGCACCTCCATTGCCTCTGCCCCTTGTTCCCTTAAACTGTGGCTACACCATGCATCGAAATCCCTTTGGATTCCTCATGTATGTTCCCTATGGTGGTTGTTACATGCTTAACCAG GCTGAAAATTATGCGCTTCCAATGTATTGGCATGGAGTTCCAGTCATCCTCATGTGCACCAAACAAACGGCAACTGATGCCCCGAAGGTAACCAGCCCACCCCAATCTGCTCCAATTGCCACCAAGGGGCCTGATGTTCGACATATCCCCATGAGGCCCCCAGTTTCCCCATTGAACATTTGGTCACCACTTGAGCCCCATAGCCAGGCCCAACCTCCCCTCTTGGGCCCCAGGACCCCAAGTGACCCCAGGACCCAATCTCCTCATTCCGTGCCTCCTCCCAAGTGGCCCTTCGTCCGCAAGTGGCCACCTATGTCCCAAAGTCCAGTCTCCCATCCTGGGCTTCACAAGCCCCCAGTGCCTCATGACCCCTTGTACAATTTTGAGCCGCAAGCACCCCAGAACCCTTTTATGTCCCACTACCCCGTCATGCCACGTATGCCCTACATGCAAAGTCTGCCTCGGCCGTACCAGGTTCCTCATGCGATGGCCCAGTACCCATATTTCAACCCCTCCCTCTGGCCCCTCCCAGGACATCAGCCACGAGCTGGGAAACCGGACCAAAGCAATCCTAAACCAGCAGCCCACTCCAAATTTCCCCATTTTCCTACTTCTGTCCCCGTAGAGCAACCACCAGCCACCGCAGCACCGGCCACAACTGCAGCACCAGATACGGACACGACCCCGATGCCTTACAATCCATTGTACCCGTTTCCCCCCGAGCTAATGCACTATATCACCTACGAGGAATTACTTGCTGCAATGTATGCcaatcagtga
- the LOC144042666 gene encoding uncharacterized protein LOC144042666, giving the protein MPFSYIVSQSSVSTTWLVSSSMAADAPMQLDSRRAVVVFLLLCALVPSFSCFPQKTLGKIPPWQLASKALKISKGTILFNGKELNSLSESEVSGMWEQGSQSDELLEVEAAWRLTDHSLQCGPTKMKLKVTGRGAANLELNLGSGRSLPLNQLPESCGHLLHQNSFGLVLVVSYGGCNVILENGYRVLPMIFLETSVTLVCPAFPASPPQHPVPQIPPNVDRSKRDADDASGHDQFRQYQHYHNYLKYLYYLHIINNPQLYPHVHRTLYPVYQNPDPVSRAYPYLPVHYPLYAHHRQNPAAPYCHPPGALCPLPHYYLHPRHQALPNKELLLDPTIKQKPDTFTEKPTPITTANPTFPTTTEKPFHRAMPTTTTATTTTTKRRCRPRTQSQNADFTPYAESPFAHEISYNEGTLIAGDPKSAPPAGYEAGPLLSYQYWQQEPWFSQEEDEDIPFDWDDLES; this is encoded by the exons ATGCCCTTCAGTTATATTGTCTCACAGTCGAGTGTTTCCACCACTTGGTTAGTGTCCTCGAGTATGGCGGCGGACGCGCCAATGCAACTTGACTCACGTCGTGCCGTCGTGGTTTTCTTGCTTCTGTGCGCCCTTGTTCCGAGTTTCAGCTGTTTTCCGCAGAAGACTCTTGGTAAAATCCCCCCATGGCAATTAGCAAGCAAGGCGCTCAAAATAAGCAAGGGTACGATTCTCTTCAATGGGAAAGAGCTGAACTCCTTGTCAGAATCTGAAGTTTCAG GAATGTGGGAGCAGGGATCGCAGTCTGACGAGCTTCTGGAAGTTGAAGCAGCATGGCGGCTCACGGATCACTCACTGCAATGTGGTCCCACGAAGATGAAATTAAAGGTCACGGGACGTGGAGCTGCAAACTTGGAGCTCAACCTGG GCTCTGGACGTTCCCTACCTTTAAACCAGCTGCCGGAATCTTGCGGCCATTTGCTCCATCAGAATTCTTTTGGCCTGGTCTTGGTTGTTTCGTATGGTGGCTGCAATGTGATACTCGAG AACGGCTATCGCGTGCTGCCAATGATCTTCCTGGAGACTTCAGTAACACTCGTCTGCCCCGCGTTTCCCGCTTCGCCACCCCAGCATCCCGTCCCTCAAATTCCGCCCAATGTGGACCGGTCCAAGCGCGACGCGGACGACGCCTCTGGCCACGATCAGTTCCGCCAATACCAGCACTATCACAACTATTTAAAATACTTGTACTACTTGCACATCATCAACAATCCCCAATTGTATCCTCACGTACACCGTACTTTGTACCCCGTGTACCAAAACCCGGATCCCGTTTCTCGCGCCTATCCGTATCTCCCAGTGCATTATCCACTCTACGCACACCATCGACAGAACCCTGCCGCCCCCTATTGCCACCCACCTGGAGCACTTTGTCCTTTGCCTCATTACTATCTACATCCTCGTCATCAAGCGCTCCCAAATAAAGAACTATTGCTGGATCCGACGATAAAACAGAAACCTGACACTTTTACGGAAAAGCCGACTCCTATCACCACCGCCAACCCGACCTTCCCCACGACTACTGAAAAACCTTTTCACCGCGCCATGCCTACGACAACAACCGCCACTACGACTACAACTAAACGACGGTGTCGACCCAGAACCCAATCACAGAATGCCGACTTCACTCCTTACGCCGAAAGCCCCTTTGCGCATGAAATCTCGTACAACGAAGGCACTCTGATTGCGGGCGACCCAAAAAGCGCACCTCCTGCTGGATACGAAGCTGGGCCGCTCCTGAGCTACCAGTACTGGCAACAGGAGCCCTGGTTTAGTCAAGAAGAGGATGAAGACATTCCTTTTGATTGGGATGATCTGGAATCATAG
- the LOC144044579 gene encoding schwannomin-interacting protein 1 isoform X1 gives MEEDYDVDMGEVFMERVGAGQWWMDFGKEDSARADRGFMVNSRSWAEELQECYNGGKRLSSILAQRNERESIRQKLALGSFYDDEPVIFTSCSKNDLSSRFHGGVNLQVCFVNDSSSDKDSDAEDSRTETSLDTPLSPVSKQSSSLSDRDTAEEDSDPLDDCGGFWRVQRRLQEEARVALALARPMARMQVEVERQIQQHRRSPVADLLPHLPHISEGLMKRNLRRGDMRDMSLGQLQVITNDMHSQIQSLNEELVQLLLLRDEQHVEQDAMLVDVEDLTRHAQSHQRHQAEKATAK, from the exons ATGGAGGAGGACTATGATGTGGACATGGGTGAAGTGTTCATGGAAAGGGTCGGCGCGGGTCAGTGGTGGATGGACTTTGGGAAGGAGGACAGCGCAAGGGCTGACAGAGGTTTCATGGTGAACAGTCGCAGCTGGGCTGAGGAGCTCCAGGAGTGTTACAACGGTGGAAAGAGACTGTCCAGCATCTTG GCCCAGCGAAATGAGAGAGAATCTATTAGGCAGAAACTTGCCCTGGGCAGTTTCTATGACGACGAGCCAGTCATCTTCACCAGCTGCAGCAAGAACGACCTTTCTTCtcg GTTCCACGGTGGCGTCAACCTGCAGGTGTGCTTCGTCAACGACAGCAGCAGCGACAAAGACAGCGATGCCGAGGACAGCAGGACGGAAACCAGTCTGGACACGCCCTTGTCACCTGTG AGCAAGCAGAGCTCGTCGCTATCCGATCGAGACACGGCGGAAGAGGACTCTGATCCGCTGGATGACTGTGGCGGGTTTTGGCGGGTGCAGCGGAGGCTCCAGGAGGAGGCCCGGGTGGCCCTGGCCCTCGCCAGACCCATGGCTCGCATGCAGGTGGAGGTGGAGAGGCAGATCCAGCAGCACAGACGCTCGCCGGTGGCAGATCTG CTTCCCCATCTTCCTCACATCAGCGAGGGTTTGATGAAGAGGAATCTGAGGCGAGGTGACATGCGGGATATGAGTCTCGGCCAGCTTCAAGTCATCACAAACGATATGCACTCGCAGATCCAGA GTCTAAATGAGGAGCTGgtgcagctgctgctgcttaGGGACGAGCAGCATGTTGAGCAGGACGCCATGCTGGTGGACGTCGAGGACCTCACCAG
- the LOC144044579 gene encoding schwannomin-interacting protein 1 isoform X2: MVHQEKRVYQAQRNERESIRQKLALGSFYDDEPVIFTSCSKNDLSSRFHGGVNLQVCFVNDSSSDKDSDAEDSRTETSLDTPLSPVSKQSSSLSDRDTAEEDSDPLDDCGGFWRVQRRLQEEARVALALARPMARMQVEVERQIQQHRRSPVADLLPHLPHISEGLMKRNLRRGDMRDMSLGQLQVITNDMHSQIQSLNEELVQLLLLRDEQHVEQDAMLVDVEDLTRHAQSHQRHQAEKATAK, translated from the exons ATGGTGCACCAGGAGAAACGCGTTTACCAG GCCCAGCGAAATGAGAGAGAATCTATTAGGCAGAAACTTGCCCTGGGCAGTTTCTATGACGACGAGCCAGTCATCTTCACCAGCTGCAGCAAGAACGACCTTTCTTCtcg GTTCCACGGTGGCGTCAACCTGCAGGTGTGCTTCGTCAACGACAGCAGCAGCGACAAAGACAGCGATGCCGAGGACAGCAGGACGGAAACCAGTCTGGACACGCCCTTGTCACCTGTG AGCAAGCAGAGCTCGTCGCTATCCGATCGAGACACGGCGGAAGAGGACTCTGATCCGCTGGATGACTGTGGCGGGTTTTGGCGGGTGCAGCGGAGGCTCCAGGAGGAGGCCCGGGTGGCCCTGGCCCTCGCCAGACCCATGGCTCGCATGCAGGTGGAGGTGGAGAGGCAGATCCAGCAGCACAGACGCTCGCCGGTGGCAGATCTG CTTCCCCATCTTCCTCACATCAGCGAGGGTTTGATGAAGAGGAATCTGAGGCGAGGTGACATGCGGGATATGAGTCTCGGCCAGCTTCAAGTCATCACAAACGATATGCACTCGCAGATCCAGA GTCTAAATGAGGAGCTGgtgcagctgctgctgcttaGGGACGAGCAGCATGTTGAGCAGGACGCCATGCTGGTGGACGTCGAGGACCTCACCAG